One Citricoccus sp. K5 DNA window includes the following coding sequences:
- the yidD gene encoding membrane protein insertion efficiency factor YidD, with protein MITQSPFTTRPGAAEWNWLRALPSTLLAWLLMAYRAVISPLYGQVCRYFPSCSAYALEAVHVHGAVKGSWLSARRLGSCHPWSKGGVDAVPPGKRIWPPGRRPKIIDLNHPVIPPDPPAEQ; from the coding sequence ATGATCACGCAGTCCCCGTTCACCACCCGGCCCGGCGCCGCCGAATGGAACTGGCTTCGCGCCCTACCGTCCACCCTGCTGGCCTGGCTGCTGATGGCCTACCGCGCGGTGATCTCGCCCCTCTACGGCCAGGTATGCCGCTACTTTCCCTCGTGCTCGGCCTACGCGCTCGAGGCGGTCCACGTCCACGGGGCCGTGAAGGGCTCGTGGCTCTCGGCACGCCGTCTCGGCAGCTGCCACCCCTGGTCGAAAGGCGGTGTCGACGCGGTCCCACCCGGCAAGAGGATTTGGCCACCGGGCCGCCGACCCAAGATCATTGACCTAAACCATCCCGTCATCCCCCCGGATCCTCCGGCGGAACAGTAG
- the rnpA gene encoding ribonuclease P protein component — MLPREKRVRTPADFSQTLRSGARTGRRNVVVSAHLLDPTLPSEADSSAGPVRVGFVVSKAVGNAVVRNRVKRRLRAAVADQLSGPLARHPGATVVVRALPPSGTADWDELKKDLDSALAGALRKETGRRRPGGPVSHSRSASQVRSPGTEMDA; from the coding sequence GTGCTGCCCCGCGAGAAACGGGTACGCACCCCCGCGGATTTTTCCCAGACACTGCGTTCCGGCGCCCGAACAGGGCGCCGGAACGTTGTCGTGTCCGCACACCTTCTCGATCCCACGCTCCCCAGCGAGGCCGATAGCTCGGCCGGACCGGTGCGCGTGGGTTTCGTCGTCTCCAAGGCCGTCGGCAATGCGGTGGTGCGAAATCGCGTCAAGCGCAGGCTTCGGGCCGCCGTGGCTGATCAACTCAGCGGACCACTGGCGCGACATCCGGGTGCGACGGTCGTGGTCCGTGCCCTGCCGCCGTCGGGAACGGCCGATTGGGATGAGCTCAAGAAGGACCTGGATTCGGCCCTGGCGGGTGCTCTGCGGAAGGAAACCGGCCGGCGTCGTCCCGGCGGTCCCGTGTCTCACAGCCGGTCCGCATCACAGGTGCGGAGCCCGGGGACGGAGATGGACGCATGA
- the dnaA gene encoding chromosomal replication initiator protein DnaA, with product MVADEAVSSSWRKVVRTLEEDDRVSPRQLGHVGLAQPQGLIGTTLLLAVPNELTREVLQSQLKDALAEALGNVFRTEILCAYSIDSTLMAQTGEDYQLPTAAVPPVRDVQHTRSAPSPHAPVRSAAPAPAPPSTSDETSRLNPRYHFETFVIGSSNRFAHAAANAVAEAPAKAYNPLFIYGESGLGKTHLLHAIGHYARHLYPGLRVRYVNSEEFTNDFINSIRHDEGASFKQVYRNVDILLIDDIQFLADKEATIEEFFHTFNTLYNNNKQVVITSDLPPKQLSGFEERLRSRFEWGLITDIQPPDLETRIAILRKKAEAEGLTAPPEVLEYIGSNISTNIRELEGALIRVTAFASLNKQPVGIQLAEQVLRDLITHEDAHEITAPTILNETAAYFNLTMEELTSKSRTRTLVTARQIAMYLLRELTEMSLPKIGQELGGRDHTTVIHADRKIRELMAERRTIYNQVTELTNRIKQQQRAR from the coding sequence ATGGTTGCAGATGAGGCTGTCAGCAGCTCGTGGCGCAAGGTGGTACGCACCCTTGAGGAAGACGACCGCGTCTCACCTCGCCAACTCGGCCATGTCGGCCTCGCGCAGCCCCAGGGGCTGATCGGTACGACCCTGTTGCTCGCCGTTCCGAATGAACTGACCCGTGAGGTCCTGCAGTCCCAGCTCAAGGACGCCCTTGCTGAAGCGCTCGGGAACGTGTTCAGGACCGAGATCCTGTGCGCGTATTCGATTGACTCGACCCTGATGGCCCAGACAGGGGAGGACTACCAGCTCCCGACAGCCGCGGTCCCCCCGGTCCGCGACGTCCAGCACACCCGCTCGGCCCCCTCCCCCCATGCCCCGGTCCGGTCAGCGGCGCCAGCGCCAGCGCCGCCGTCGACCTCGGATGAGACCAGCCGTCTGAACCCGCGATATCACTTCGAGACCTTCGTCATCGGTTCCTCGAACCGCTTCGCCCATGCCGCCGCGAACGCCGTGGCCGAAGCGCCCGCGAAGGCCTACAACCCGCTGTTCATCTACGGCGAGTCCGGGCTGGGGAAGACGCACCTGTTGCACGCGATCGGTCACTATGCCCGTCACCTGTACCCGGGGCTGCGCGTCCGGTACGTGAACTCCGAGGAGTTCACCAACGACTTCATCAACTCGATCCGCCACGACGAGGGTGCGAGCTTCAAACAGGTGTACCGCAATGTGGACATCCTGCTCATCGACGACATCCAGTTCCTCGCGGACAAGGAAGCGACCATCGAGGAGTTCTTCCACACCTTCAACACCCTCTACAACAACAACAAGCAGGTCGTGATCACCTCCGACCTGCCCCCCAAGCAACTGTCCGGCTTCGAAGAACGTCTGCGCTCTCGCTTCGAGTGGGGGCTGATCACGGACATCCAGCCGCCGGACCTGGAGACGCGCATCGCCATCCTCCGCAAGAAGGCAGAAGCCGAGGGTTTGACGGCCCCGCCCGAGGTCCTCGAGTACATCGGCTCCAACATCTCCACCAATATCCGGGAGCTGGAAGGCGCTCTCATTCGCGTCACGGCCTTCGCGTCGCTGAACAAGCAGCCGGTCGGGATCCAGCTGGCAGAGCAGGTACTGCGTGATCTCATCACCCATGAGGACGCACACGAGATCACCGCGCCGACGATCCTCAACGAGACGGCCGCGTACTTCAACCTGACCATGGAGGAGTTGACCTCCAAGTCACGGACCAGGACCCTCGTCACCGCCCGGCAGATCGCCATGTACCTGCTGCGTGAGCTGACAGAGATGTCCCTGCCGAAGATCGGTCAGGAGCTTGGCGGGCGGGACCACACCACGGTGATCCACGCTGACCGCAAGATCCGAGAGCTGATGGCTGAACGCCGGACGATCTACAACCAGGTCACCGAGCTGACGAACCGGATCAAGCAGCAGCAGCGCGCCCGCTGA
- a CDS encoding R3H domain-containing nucleic acid-binding protein, translating into MSDASNTPSGEAAESAVTAEQGIEQATVAPSVTPTGSTPPADSSAAEDVSGEQESTEAGQDAAASADASEDSSAPSASRLEEEGDIAADYVEELLDISDLDGDIDIEIRNGRTYVSVIAEEGDDRLRGLVGKDGKGLEALQELVRLAVLSATGSRSRLVLDVAGHRTERAQELEQLAQEAIVKVRETGEPLHLRPMGAYERKIVHDVIAEGGLVSESEGEGPRRHVVVSAGV; encoded by the coding sequence ATGAGTGACGCGTCCAACACGCCGTCCGGGGAGGCCGCGGAGTCGGCCGTGACCGCCGAGCAGGGCATCGAGCAAGCCACGGTGGCACCCTCTGTGACACCCACCGGCTCGACTCCACCCGCAGACTCCTCTGCAGCCGAGGACGTGTCGGGAGAGCAAGAGTCCACAGAGGCCGGCCAGGACGCCGCTGCGTCGGCGGATGCGTCTGAGGACTCCTCCGCCCCGTCCGCCAGCCGCCTCGAGGAAGAGGGGGACATCGCTGCCGACTACGTCGAGGAACTGCTGGACATCTCCGACCTCGACGGTGACATCGACATCGAGATCCGCAATGGCCGCACCTACGTCTCTGTGATCGCGGAGGAGGGAGACGACCGCCTGCGCGGCCTCGTGGGCAAGGACGGCAAGGGACTGGAAGCCCTGCAGGAGCTAGTGCGCCTGGCCGTGCTGTCAGCCACCGGCAGCCGCTCCCGGCTCGTCCTGGACGTCGCAGGGCACCGCACCGAACGGGCACAGGAGCTGGAGCAGCTCGCCCAAGAGGCCATCGTCAAGGTTCGGGAGACCGGCGAACCGCTGCACCTGAGGCCGATGGGCGCCTACGAACGCAAGATCGTTCACGATGTCATCGCCGAGGGTGGACTCGTGAGCGAATCCGAGGGCGAGGGCCCGCGTCGGCATGTGGTGGTCTCCGCCGGTGTCTGA
- the yidC gene encoding membrane protein insertase YidC — MDFFQIILWPFKWVMSWILGAFHTVLELVGMDPDSGFTWTLSIILLVVLVRTLLIPLFVKQIKSQRAMQALQPDIKKLQAKYKGKTDQLSRQAMAMEQQALFKEHGTSPFAACLPMLVQMPFFFALFQILTGAGAAAERGEGEAALTADQIRSFGDAIFLGAPMQATFLGSVGENLNIAVIMVSVVMIILMSGSQFFMQKMLMSKNMSEAAMTGPFAQSQKFMLYILPLVFGIGGINFPIGVLIYWTATNFWAVAQQMWIIRNNPTPGSLAEQELNERRAVKGLPPVGKAAQEAAAKAEIEAAKPQQTGQRQQPKRKTKKRR; from the coding sequence ATGGACTTCTTCCAAATCATTCTCTGGCCCTTCAAGTGGGTGATGTCCTGGATCCTCGGTGCCTTCCACACGGTCCTGGAACTGGTCGGCATGGACCCGGACAGCGGGTTCACCTGGACCCTGTCGATCATCCTGCTCGTGGTGTTGGTGCGGACCCTGCTGATTCCGCTGTTCGTCAAGCAGATCAAGTCGCAGCGCGCCATGCAGGCGCTCCAGCCGGACATCAAGAAGCTGCAGGCCAAGTACAAGGGCAAGACGGACCAATTGTCCCGTCAGGCCATGGCCATGGAACAGCAGGCCCTGTTCAAGGAACACGGCACCAGCCCCTTCGCGGCCTGTCTGCCGATGCTCGTGCAGATGCCCTTCTTCTTCGCGCTGTTCCAGATCCTGACCGGAGCCGGGGCCGCCGCCGAGCGAGGTGAGGGGGAAGCCGCGCTGACTGCGGACCAGATCCGTTCCTTCGGAGACGCGATCTTCCTCGGCGCGCCCATGCAGGCCACGTTCCTGGGTTCCGTGGGCGAGAACCTCAACATCGCCGTCATCATGGTCTCCGTCGTCATGATCATCCTCATGTCGGGCTCGCAGTTCTTCATGCAGAAGATGCTGATGAGCAAGAACATGTCCGAGGCTGCCATGACCGGGCCCTTCGCCCAGTCGCAGAAGTTCATGCTGTACATCCTTCCGTTGGTGTTCGGCATCGGTGGCATCAACTTCCCGATCGGCGTGCTGATCTACTGGACCGCCACGAACTTCTGGGCCGTGGCACAGCAGATGTGGATCATCCGCAACAACCCGACCCCGGGTTCCCTGGCTGAGCAGGAACTGAACGAACGCCGCGCCGTCAAAGGCCTTCCCCCCGTCGGCAAAGCCGCCCAGGAGGCGGCTGCCAAGGCGGAGATCGAAGCTGCCAAGCCCCAGCAGACCGGTCAGCGCCAGCAGCCGAAGCGCAAGACCAAGAAGAGGAGATGA
- the rpmH gene encoding 50S ribosomal protein L34, whose translation MSKRTFQPNTRRRAKKHGFRARMRTRAGRAILATRRTKGRTELSA comes from the coding sequence GTGAGCAAGCGGACTTTTCAGCCGAATACCCGCCGCCGGGCCAAGAAGCACGGTTTCCGCGCCCGGATGCGTACCCGCGCCGGCCGCGCCATCCTGGCAACCCGCCGTACCAAGGGCCGCACGGAACTGTCCGCCTGA